AAAAAACTTACAACTATGACACTAAAAATTACATACTAAGTTTTTACAATAAAAGTTCTGCATTTACAATCCAACTAATCGGACCCATTATCTAAATATTATTTTTCTTACTTTCATAGGTGTTTGAAAATTTTCCTTTTCAAATTTTTGTTCCACTTCGTCCAAAGTCTGTTTTGATGTAAATGCACTATTTATATAATATTATATATAATCAATTTTGAACAATGATAATCATAATTTTATCTCAAAATTTGTTGTTGATTAAAAAAGTTATCACCAAAGTATAACAAATTTTGTGTTGTGGATTTATATGGTAGTTGTTATGTCAAATGATTATGCACTAATCACAATATGTAACCGAGGTTTTTCTCTTAGAACAAAACAATATAGAGAACCAAAATAAGCTATTTAAATAAGTCTAGACCGTGTTAAACTTTATTCATTGTTTTCACTTTCGTTCCCACATCTCACATTCGAACCAAACATGGCTGACTTTGTGATATGAGTTATTTTGTATGCTTCTGGAGATGATTTATGGTATACAATACTGGTGAATTTGATTTGGAAAGATGGTTTGAACTGGAGAAGTGTTGGGCTAATATATTTTTAGAATTTAAAGGGTTTTCAATATTAGTTGTGCTACATGCATAAAATTTGTGTATTTTATTGAACTTAAGATTTTATCCGAAAGAGTTTGGTTTTATATTCTAAGTGATTCAATATTCTTGACCATAATTTTGATTAAAAATGATAATCAAATTCAATCTCGATAAACTAAACTTCATAATTCAGCGTAACTGTTGAGATTGCTTTAATGAAACCATGTTCTATTTATTTTGGTGGTATTGTTCTCTTTTATTTTTTAGCGCATATGTTTTATTTGTGTTTATATGTTATGTTGTTTTGTATTACGTCTCTAGTTTTGTATTTTTTAGCAAATACATACTTCTTATGCTTGGTATTATCATTAAAATAAGTTTTTTTGGATTTTTCATTTTTATGTTATATTTTGTTATCTTATACATTTAAAATTTAAATGTGGTTTACAGATCTTCAAATATTACATTAAATATCCTCAGTATTTGTGTAGACAATGATCCGAAAGTGAAATATTGAAAGAAAACATTACTGTGTAGATTTTATGAGATTTGAAATTTGTAGGGTATAAAAAATATTGAATGATATAATAGTTATGAAAGATGAGATAATGTAAAAAGCAATGAAAAGGTAATAAATATTGTTTTAATATACTAAAAAAAAGTAATGAAATGATAAATGGCATACATGTATGGTCGCACGTTCTCTGGTTTCTAAAGGAATTGTGTATAATATTTGGTACTACACAATCATCAACTATATTGTAGATCTCTCTCTGGCCTCCAAAGAATGGTCATATTCAAACTCAAGAATGATATATTCAGACAAATGCTTTCACTTTAAAAACATATCAAGCGTTCCTTTTGAGAATCCGCTATTAAAACCTTTTATAAGGCAATAACAGGCACACACAAAGGCTGTGAAAAGCTTGTGATCAGGTGGCAGGTCCATTGATATGTCCAAGTTGAAGGACTTTAGTCGATATCCCTAGATCACGACCAAAGCTCAACCATCCTTCTTCGGCATGTATATCTCAGTTTGGCTGACTGAGTTACAGTCAGTTTGTACGCTATATTTTACGGTCCCTTTTAACATCTTTTATCTGGATAATCTTCGGTGCAAAGAAACGCTCACGGATCATACATCAGTTCTGATGTCTCTTATTTGCTGGGATCAGTTTCTCTTGTCTTGCTTATTGGACAACACGGTGAAGGTTTGGTCATTGGTTACTATCTATCAGATCATCTTGCGAAAGTTTTATTTTCCCTTGTGTAACTTTTATTTCTTTCTTTCTCGGCTCTAGATATGGGCTGCCGTTGAAGCTGGTAACTTGGAAGTTACATACACTCACAAAGAAGAACATGTACAGTTTCTTTTTAAATGTGTTATCCTCTCACTTTTGGTCCTAATCTTATATGTAATGTAACTAACAACTTCTGTTAATATCTGAATATTCAGGGAGTGTTAGCTTTATGAGGTGTGCATGATGCATAAGCCAAGCCAGTTTTGTTGTGCTCTTGCAAAGACAATACTTTGCGTCTCTACGACTTACCATCGTAAGTCTCGCAAAAATTATTTGTTTTCCAAATCTCTTCAAATCTTTTTTCTTTTTTGTTTCCCGACATAGATCTTCTTTTGACGTTTGAGTTGGTTTAAAGGTGAACTCGAAAAATAAAACAGCAAAACCTTGGAGAAAAGCTGGCACCATCGTCTAATTCACCATTGACACACCAGCAGAAGCTTTATTCTTAACTTAGTCCACAAAGACCGTCAAAGATAGATACAACAACATAATAATAACAACTTTGTCTAATTCTGAGAACGAAAAAAAACTTTGGTCTTAATTCCATCCGACTCTATCGCAGTTTCTTCTCCCTCTAATTCATCCTCCTTGCCTTAGACACATTTGCTTCAAAAACGGAACTCACATTTGAATCAAGCAAAAGCATATGGACATACACGAGTTCATCACCGCGCCTAATATTCCTCACCTCCCAGAAACCCAACGAACTAACCACAACTGTAGAAAAACATCTTTCAGTAAATAAGTAGATTGATTTGTTCAATAGATTGATAGGATGATTAAGAGTGTAGAGATGCTAACCTTTTTATAGTCGAATCTCCACCGCTTTCGAAGAGCAAATATGGCATTGAAGAGAGATCATGTACAAAGGATTTATGAAGGAATTTAATAGGAATGAATCGGTAACCGACGATTTCTAGATCTGTAGGAAGAAGATGGAAACTCGAACGCAACCCTAGAATCGCTACGGCAGAGAAGAGAGAGGGATGAAACCAAATAATCAAAAATGACGCGTTTTAACATATAAGATCTATGGGACTGGGCTTGCTAAAGCAAACAGCACACCCTAATTATGAAGAAAAGCCCAGCCGCTTTTTTAAAAAATATGATACGATACGTTTTGGCACAGCGGGACACGTGTAACACCCAGAGCTTTTGACTTTCTGACCTGGCAGATGACGTGGCGCGCCCAGGTGAGAGGAAACTCTCTTTTATAATAATAGATCGGAGGGAGCCCAAAATAAGCTCAATAAACATTAATGGGTCTGCACTTTTAAAAGGCCCTTGAATCTCAACCTTTAAAACAACGGTTTATCATTTCAGCGGCGCGTTATTTGAATTCGAATTTTTGGAGAATAACTACACAGAGACCCCGCACAACGGAGCGTCTGGGAAATGGTAGGCCCTCAGATTCCAAATATTCCGAATCGAACCGTTCGTATTGACTCTACTCAGAAGACTTCAACAAAGTTCCCGCTCTCAAGGCAAACTGCAACAAAGATAGGTTAAGCGTGTATTCTGTAAACTATTCAAAAGTAGACCCTTGTATTTCAGATATCTTCTTATTCAACCCCAAACTATTGATTGAACCAAATCCTCATTCTAAAGTCACGATTCCTGAAAATCATTTTTTCAAGATTAAAAAGCTGTAAATGTAAGAATAGTTACATACATAATTCCGAATTTCGTTTTCTCCATTAAATATTGGTCAAATGCTAATTAAATTGGACAAAATTAGCATTAAAAATATTAGTGGGGTAGCAAGAGAACGTATCATATAGTACAGGGGGCACACGCGAGTCTATTATTTACAAAAAAATCAGATTGCTTTGCTATTATAAGTCAGCTTTTTCCGCTCTCACATATTTCAAAAATTGAAATCTTCAGTTTCTTCCCACTCCAGAACAAACAAACAAAGCAAAGCAAAGGAGCATCCATGGAGAAATCGACGGAGAAGAGCGTGAGCTCTGTTGCTTCTGGTAATTTGATCTTAAACTCCTTCTCTCTTAGATCGTCGATTCCCGTTTCTGATTCGTGATTTCTCTATTCTGATCGTAAAAGGAAACTCAATCAACTCGAAGCTGAGGTATCCTCTCAGATCCAAGGAAGGGAAGCCTCCTGTTCCTGATTTCTCAGGCTCTTCAGCACCCAGAAGGTACTGATCATAGTTTTTGCACCTTTCGAATTCCTCCTGATGAAATGATGATATTCTAGATCTGGTGTCAATGATACATTGATCAGGCTTAAGATTGTATGATGCATCGCTAGGTTACTGTTTTGAACGTTTCTCATGGCTTTGAATATTGGGATACAATGATAACTTGATTATATATATATATATATATATGTAAATCTTCTTATGAATTGAATTTGTGTGTGTGGTTTTGGATCTCAGGGGACGAGTTGCATCTGCTGTTAGTCAGAGTACTACGGTTCTTGATCTCTCTGCTAAGAAGAGTGTTGATCGAGCCAAGCCGCCAAGAAGAATGTCGATTCCAAACAAGGCCTCAAGCAACTCTTCTGCTAGATCTGTAAGCAGCAGCGTCACTTCTTTGTCGGAGACCAAGGCCAAGAGACCAGTGGGCAGTACCAGGAGCTTGAATGTTACGCCTGTCTCTAGTGTGATGAGAACAGCGGCTCGGAGAAAAGTTGAGGATTTGTCTTCCTCTGCTTACTGGCTGACTCATATCAAGCTTGCTGAATCAGTGGCCAAACACTCGATCTCTCTAGGGTTTTTTAAACTTGCTCTTCATGCAGGGTGTGAGGTAAAAAGATTGTTGGTTCTATGAAAGTTTGATTGTTTTTGTTTTGATTAACTAACTGTGTTTTTGTGTGTGTGTTTGGAATGTAGCCACTTGACAAGATGAGAGAGGAGTTGAAATCATATGCTGCTCGCAACAACATGGATGGGCTTGCTGATGCTATGAAGGAACTATCTGAGCTGTACTGTATCTCAGAAGAATCCAAGCAGACGCAGAAGGTCTCAGAGACCAGTTCTGTCGTGGCTGAAGAAACAACTGCTTCTTTGAAGAATGATGATGATGTCCAGAGTTCACTCTCCACTCCTGTAGCTTCGAACATCACATCAGAGATCATGAAAGAGGATGTTTCCCAAGATTCAGCTGTCATAGAAGAAGCCAAGGATGAAGAGGTCTCTGAAAACATTCCACAAGAAAGAACTAGGAGGTCTTTGGATGTAATCAATGTGAACCAAGCGGATGTTCCAGATGTTGTTCAAGGATCAGAAGATGGAGTTCCAGTGGTGACTGTAGTTCACCCTTCTGAGAAGAAACGTGCAAATAAGAAGGAGACTGTTTCTAAGAACAGCCTGCCCGTGAAGACAAAGAAAGCAGTAGCGACCAACTCTGTCAATCCAAGAGCAGTTCCAGAAAACAAGGACAATAAGTCTCAGAAGAAACCTGAAAGGATCACTAAGCCAAGGACTAAGAAAGTTCAAGAAGACACTAAGAAGTCCACCAAAAAAGCTGTTGCTAAAGAAGGTAGTAAATGTTATTTCGTATAGGTGAAGTTAAATCTCTAAAGCTTGTGTGGTTCATTTGACTGATAGTGCTAAATGTTATTTCGTATAGGTGAAGTTAAATCTCTGAAGCAAATGGAGAACAAAGAAAACTCTGTAAGTAAAATCTTCTTTAGTTCAGAGAATCAATCACTTGTATATCTAAAAGAGACTAACACGAGCTTGCTCACTGCAGGTTGTTGTTGGTGCAGGAGAAGAAGTCCAGGTTTGAATAACAAAGAAGCGTTTCTTCACATCTCTCAATCAACTCTTTTTCTTTCTTTTCTTTTGGTTTGAATGCTTGTTCAAGGTACATAGTTGAAACTTGAAACGCGTTTGCAAGTTCGGTTTGAAAGAACAAATATTTTATTTGCTTGGTTTTGTAATTGTGTTATGTTTTTTCTACCCGTCTCTCTTCATTTGAGATGTCTTTCTGTTCAAGTTTGTCTATTCATAGTTATCAAATATATTTCTCATTTTAAAACACTTATAAATCCCATTTAATTCAATAGTCAATAAAACTGAATCATATGATTATTATACATAGCTCTGCTCTACAATCTCCATTACTCTCCTGTTATATTCTTGCTTGTTCTTAATGAACAACCTTGCAGCTTTGGAGTTTGCTGGCGAACTAAGGGTTTGGGTCACAAAGCAGAGACCGTAGAAAAGCAAAAGAAACTAAGATGTTGGTTAGGTTATGCATAAACCCCACAATGCAGAAGACGCAATCTGTAAGTTATAAACCTGGATTGATGTGAGTATGAGACAGTAAAACTAGTGTAGATAAAGATCCAATCTAGAAACCCACCGAGGATCCGAAGATTGGTGAACACAGGTCTAGAAGACGATCTGAAAGGAAAGAGAGATCATCTCGAAGATGCTGGATTCGTATGATGATGGTGATGATAAATGTTGAATGATGATTATGATAGAGAGAGTTTAAGGAAGAAGATAAAGTTTATGTTTTTGATTCCTTACTAGGTAAACACTAGCGCTACGCTGCGGGAATTGTTTCCGTATTTTTTATTAAAATATTTTCAATTTGATAATTGTTATTTGTTTAAATTTAAAGTTATTAACATTTGAAGATTTTTTTTGTACCAACATGTTTAAATTTAAAGTTATTAACATCTTTAGATAGTCTTTAATCTGTCTCATGTGGATATTGGAGATCAAACTTTTGATTGGGACAAGTCAAAATTGTAACGACCTGACCCGGTGTTTCCTTTCTAAATCCGGTTTGTTTGGTTCAATTAATTAATTTTAGAATCCAAGCCAATTATTTAATCCTTCTCAAGCCGGGTAGGTATTTATATTGACGTAAGTACCTCTTTCTCTAAAACATGCACCGCCTTTCCCATCCTCTCTCCTTCTTCGATCTCTCCAATTGTATACATCTCTCTTATTCCTTCTCTTCTCTACTTCATTTTACTTATGTTCTTCTTTTTATTTGACGTTGTAATTGTACCGATATGGAGAGGAGTGTTGCGATCGTCACCATCTCTTGTCTCAATCATCAACCGCTCTTCTCACTACAATCGCTCGACGTCAGAGTTATCACAGTCCACCGGAAAGTTGCTCTGTCAGTGCGGAGTCCATGATTCTATCGCCACTCTTGTCATCGTGTTGTTCAGTCGTGTGCCAAGAGGAAGGTGATGTCCAAAGAGATGCGATCTGTCATTGCTCTTCACCACCGTGAGTTAAGCACAACCGAAGCTCACAGCCATGTCATCAGCCACACCCTTTCCGACGGAGCCACCATCATCAACCGTGAGCCTTGCCGTGAGGTGAAGTGCTCTTTATCCGATTACTTGTGCTGCAAGTAATAGTTATAAACCCTAAATATAATTATCTTTTTATTGTGTATATATTTCATGTATTTTTTTTCTTTCCGGTCTGTGTGACATTGATGAGAAATCGAGATCTACGGCTAAACCCAGAATATTGCAAGAAGAATCTATTTGGCTACGATGGAGCTATGGGTTATGCCCGAGATTGGTTTGATATTAACAAAGTCGCTTATTAAACAAATGTGTATGCTTATGTGTAGTTTACTAAAAATGATGTGTAAAAATGAAATGTTTTGATTAGTTTTCTACTTTTTTTCATTTATTGACATGACAGTGTAGCTTCTAAAAGTCTGATGTGTCATTCTCTGGAGAGAGCCTTTTGCTATTACTGTATTGACTAGATCGTTTTTCCGCGCTACACGCGGATAATATATTTAAAAAAAAAAATTTCATATTTTTTTCACATGTAAATTATCATCTTAATTTTAGATTAATTGTGTTTATTTAATCAATTGCAACTTACTATTTTTACTTTCATTGTAAATATTTTGTATAAATGGGAAAATTTAGTTTTAAAATTTTATTTATATTAATCTCAAATAAGTTTCTATTACATGAAATGAAAAAGAGTAACCTGACTATCACAATAAAATTAGGAAGATAGTTTGAATTACTTTTCTTTTATTATGTTTGGCAAACTTTACTTTTGTATAAGATTTGAAACATTTTAGGGATTAAAATTTCATATAAGTAAACACATCAGAACAAACAAATTTGTTCAATAATGCACCTGCATTTATTATTATTGTTTTACGTAAATTTTATAAAATTGATGATTGATAATTGTTTTAAAACTGAAACCGTTTAAAATTTGTCTATGCATTATTAAATAGTAAAAATATTAAATTATAAAATAATATTAATATTGATTGGAAGTGACGTAATAATACTATTATTAGTGACCAATAATTTAAATCTAGAAAAATTATTGATCCGTACTTTGATATTTCTTAGAAAAATTATTTATTCACCGACCAATAAAAATCCGCGAGCTCATATTCAGTAGTTGAAAAAAAGGAAACAAAATAATAAAAAATTGTCAAATTATATTATGTTAAAAAAAAAATAGTACAAATTTTTTATAACACAAAACAATAAATCCTAAATCCTAAACATTAAACTCTAAAAACTAAACCTTAAATTTTTGGGTAAATCCTAAACCCTTGGGTAAACCCTTGGGTAAACCCTTGGGTAAACCCTTGGGTAAACCCTTGGGTAAACCCTTGGGTAAACCCTTGGGTAAACCCTTGGGTAAACCCTTGGGTAAACCCTTGGGTAAACCCTTGGGTAAACCCTTGGGTAAACCCTTGGGTAAACCCTTGGGTAAACCCTTGGGTAAACCCTTGGGTAAACCCTTGGGTAAACCCTTGGGTAAACCCTTGGGTAAACCCTTGGGTAAACCCTTGGGTAAACCCTTGGGTAAACCCTTGGGTAAACCCTTGGGTAAACCCTTGGGTAAACCCTTGGGTAAACCCTTGGGTAAACCCTTGGGTAAACCCTTGGGTAAACCCTTGGGTAAACCCTTGGGTAAACCCTTGGGTAAACCCTTGGGTAAACCCTTGGGTAAACCCTTGGGTAAACCCTTGGGTAAACCCTTGGGTAAACCCTTGGGTAAACCCTAAATCATTGGGTAAACCCTAAGCCATTGGGTAAACTCTAAACTCTTTGGTAAACCCTAAACTATAGGGTAAATCCTAAACCCTAGGGTTTAGGGCTAAGATTTAGAGTTTTGCTCACGGCGTTTATGATTTAGTATTTAGGATTTATTGTTTAGTTTTTACGATTTAGAGTTTAAGATTTACCCAAAGGTTTAGGGTTTAATGGTTAGACTTTAGGACTTAGTGTAATTTTACTGACAGCGTTAATAATGTTTTTAAAAAACTCTACTATTTTTTTAATTTATTTTTACTTTTCTTTTAGTTTTAAAAACATAATATAACTTAGCAAATTTTTGTGATTTTGCTTTTTCTAAAACATATATATATATATATATGACAGATAATTAGCTGGTGAACCCACGTCCTCTAAGGTAAAAAAAAAAAAAAACTCTTCTTAGAATGTATATATGTTGTTTTTGTAAATTTGTTCTAATATAATTTTGATAACATTATAGTAAATAAGTGTTATGTGGCTTTGGACTCCTGTATATTGGAACACAATTATGGATAAACTGTTTTCTAATTAAATACAATATTAAAAACAATGTGGAGTACTATGCCCTATTAAATTCTCCAAACCTTATGTAGAGCTTAGACAGCAATTCCCGGCAAATTTCAGGAGACGTGCAAGGGCCACACATGAGGTACACGACGTTTCCTAGAGGCCGCATGAAGATTCCATCTTCCCTGAGCATCTGTAAAAGAGACTTTGCGTACAACGAAGCATACCTAAAACACATGCAGAGCAAAACACAAACCATATGAGATACCAAAAGTCTGGTTCTTCAAGACAATGCTTTTTAAAAGAGATTCAGTAGATCTTTACCTGGAGTTGGAAGCATCTACTTTAAGTTCTAGAGCGAAAAGGGTTCCTATTACAACCACCCTTTGAACCGCACTGTGACATGATATTTGCTGCACCAGTTCTTCATCCCACAGCTGCACAAAAACATGTGTACGGTTGAAACCCATTTAGAGATGTTTGATTACTGATCATCTGACACAAAGATGTTTATATTTTGTCTTAGTACCTCTCTTAAGATTCCTCCTTGTGGGATGATGTTATGGTTAGTCTCTGGATCTTTGAACCATTCGATGGCTTTGGCGGCTGTTGCGCATCCCATAGCATGAGCTGAGTATGAGTGACCATGAAGCAGTGCTTGAAGCTACAACCAATAAAGAGGATTAGATATCTTCAAGCGGAAGAAAAGAAAAGCATGAAGATGGTTCTTCTACTTTTCTTACCTTTGGATCTCCAGAAAATGAATCAAACAAAGCATCTGTGGCAAGAGTTACAGCCAAAGGAATCATTCCACCAGTCATCAGTTTGGCGTAGCAAGCTATGTCCGGTTTGCAACCGAGAAGTTCGGCAGGAGTCTTTGGTAATATCATTGTAACTTTATTAGCAGAATGAAAATATATAACACAAGATGACATAACATATATATACTACCTCTACTCCAAGACGCCAGAAACCTGTGAACACTTCATCGAAAATTACTGGAATTTTTCTGTTCCTGCACTCGTTGACCAGAACTCGTTGGAAGAGAGGATCAACCATGTGCATTCCCCCAGCACCATGGATCACTGCAGATACAATCAGCCACCTTAATAAAATAGTAGTTTGAATCTAGCAATTTAGATAGCACGATGCTAAGCCTTACTGAATATCTGAAGTCATACTTATGGATATACTATCATAGTCATACCTGGTTCTATTATCAGTGCTCCAACATGGGCGGATTGTGTATTTCCAGAATACTCTTGTAGCTGTTTTGATACATAGGCCAAATAGGTTGTTGCAAGAGTTGATGTGTCTCTACTCTTGTCGAAAATCTCATCACGAGTGCTGAAGGCTGTAAGAGTTTGGGAGTACTAAATCACACAGCTAAAATATATGTAAAGGAGGATAACAGAGAGAGGAGAGGAAATTATGATATTTACTTCCATATTCTTCTGGGGCTATTTCAGCAAAAAATTCAGGGAGAGAGAGATTCCAAGCTCCATTGAAGAGGATATCAGTAGGAGGATTCAGAAACAGACCTTTTCCAGTATATCTACAAATACAAAGATAGATGAAAACCTAATCAAAGAGAAGCAAGACAATGAGAATATTCACAGGTGATGTATCTAAGCAATAAAATTCAATAGAGAATTTTCAAGTCGGAATCATGAAAAGCGATAAAGAAAAAAACTCCGTCCATACCACGGCTGCTGGAGGAAGCCTGTGTAAGGTGATGGTGCTTGTGCTTCCATTGCTCCTAAAGTATCCCCATGGTAAGACCCCCTAAGAGCTAGGACCTAAAAATACAACGCACATCTCAGTAAGTACACACTGTTTAAGTCTAACGTACGCTAACAGATACAACATTAAAGCGTCTAAGTATCATTGAGCACTAGCAAAATGGTTGTACCTTAACCACAATATGTTTTTTCTCATCTCTACCCTCAGAAAATTCCAATAGGGTCTCATGATCAACACAAAACTTACGAAACGCCATCTTCAGGGCAATTTCGATAGCTGTGGATCCATTATCTGAGAAGTACACTCGAGAAGCCCAGCCTGCATGTATAAAACTAATTAGCCCTCCCATCAATGCTTGAAAAAAAATAATAGAAACAATGTGAGAGAAGAAACCTTTTCCCACTCCATCTATCAAGAGCTCAGCACATTTCAAGGCAGGTTCATATACATTCTCAGGGAACATAACATGCCCGAACCTAGCAGCAGTGTAAGCCATTTCTCTAGCTAGCTCAGCCTGCAACCGCCTAAAGAAAATTTCAAAATAAACTTCAGAANNNNNNNNNNNNNNNNNNNNNNNNNNNNNNNNNNNNNNNNNNNNNNNNNNNNNNNNNNNNNNNNNNNNNNNNNNNNNNNNNNNNNNNNNNNNNNNNNNNNNNNNNNNNNNNNNNNNNNNNNNNNNNNNNNNNNNNNNNNNNNNNNNNNNNNNNNNNNNNNNNNNNNNNNNNNNNNNNNNNNNNNNNNNNNNNNNNNNNNNNNNNNNNNNNNNNNNNNNNNNNNNNNNNNNNNNNNNNNNNNNNNNNNNNNNNNNNNNNNNNNNNNNNNNNNNNNNNNNNNNNNNNNNNNNNNNNNNNNNNNNNNNNNNNNNNNNNNNNNNNNNNNNNNNNNNNNNNNNNNNNNNNNNNNNNNNNNNNNNNNNNNNNNNNNNNNNNNNNNNNNNNNNNNNNNNNNNNNNNNNNNNNNNNNNNNNNNNNNNNNNNNNNNNNNNNNNNNNNNNNNNNNNNNNNNNNNNNNNNNNNNNNNNNNNNNNNNNNNNNNNNNNNNNNNNNNNNNNNNNNNNNNNNNNNNNNNNNNNNNNNNNNNNNNNNNNNNNNNNNNNNNNNNNNNNNNNNNNNNNNNNNNNNNNNNNNNNNNNNNNNNNNNNNNNNNNNNNNNNNNNNNNNNNNNNNNNNNNNNNNNNNNNNNNNNNNNNNNNNNNNNNNNNNNNNNNNNNNNNNNNNNNNNNNNNNNNNNNNNNNNNNNNNNNNNNNNNNNNNNNNNNNNNNNNNNNNNNNNNNNNNNNNNNNNNNNNNNNNNNNNNNNNNNNNNNNNNNNNNNNNNNNNNNNNNNNNNNNNNNNNNNNNNNNNNNNNNNNNNNNNNNNNNNNNNNNNNNNNNNNNNNNNNNNNNNNNNNNNNNNNNNNNNNNNNNNNNNNNNNNNNNNNNNNNNNNNNNNNNNNNNNNNNNNNNNNNNNNNNNNNNNNNNNNNNNNNNNNNNNNNNNNNNNNNNNNNNNNNNNNNNNNNNNNNNNNNNNNNNNNNNNNNNNNNNNNNNNNNNNNNNNNNNNNNNNNNNNNNNNNNNNNNNNNNNNNNNNNNNNNNNNNNNNNNNNNNNNNNNNNNNNNNNNNNNNNNNNNNNNNNNNNNNNNTTTTCAATCAACCCACCAAACTGCAAAGGAGACTCGTCGAGGGAAAAACACATTTAGTTTCTTCACCATTCCTCATCTCAACACCCACCGACTCGAAGGTATCGTCAAAGGAGGTTCGGGATGGCCTTGTTGATTCATCATCGAGAGAGAGACATAGAGAGAGAGACATGGAGGAAGAGATAGAGACAGAGAGATGTTTGAGCAAAAAAAAAAGAGACGAAGAGATGAAGGGAAGAGACAGCTCTTCCACACCCTAATTAGTTACGAGGCGTTGAAGATTGAAAACTTGAAGAAAAAAAAACGGCTGGGAATCGAGGAAGATGAATCATAGTCGAAATTGATTTCGATGTGAAGTTTAATTTGGGCTAAGGGATGAGCCGAAACATAGCAGACGTGGCAAAAAAAATGATTGTTATTGGATGATTTAATTAGATGACGTGGATAGTTTTAGAGTGGAGGATATTCTCCTTTTAGTATAGTTTAGATTCCCAAAGGGATAAACGTTTACATATAGTTGTTTACTGAACCATAAAGCCAAACCAATTATTAAAGAACTAAACCAAAGAGATTAAATAACCAAACCAAAAGGATAACCAGTTTATCCTGTCACAGAGTATTGCAGAAACATCGTATATCCATTGGTTTTGTAAGATATCCAAGCAAAATGCTTCCATC
The DNA window shown above is from Brassica oleracea var. oleracea cultivar TO1000 chromosome C3, BOL, whole genome shotgun sequence and carries:
- the LOC106330550 gene encoding bifunctional dethiobiotin synthetase/7,8-diamino-pelargonic acid aminotransferase, mitochondrial-like yields the protein MILPKTPAELLGCKPDIACYAKLMTGGMIPLAVTLATDALFDSFSGDPKLQALLHGHSYSAHAMGCATAAKAIEWFKDPETNHNIIPQGGILRELWDEELVQQISCHSAVQRVVVIGTLFALELKVDASNSRYASLYAKSLLQMLREDGIFMRPLGNVVYLMCGPCTSPEICRELLSKLYIRFGEFNRA
- the LOC106330551 gene encoding bifunctional dethiobiotin synthetase/7,8-diamino-pelargonic acid aminotransferase, mitochondrial-like — translated: MAYTAARFGHVMFPENVYEPALKCAELLIDGVGKGWASRVYFSDNGSTAIEIALKMAFRKFCVDHETLLEFSEGRDEKKHIVVKVLALRGSYHGDTLGAMEAQAPSPYTGFLQQP
- the LOC106329037 gene encoding uncharacterized protein LOC106329037 — encoded protein: MEKSTEKSVSSVASGNSINSKLRYPLRSKEGKPPVPDFSGSSAPRRGRVASAVSQSTTVLDLSAKKSVDRAKPPRRMSIPNKASSNSSARSVSSSVTSLSETKAKRPVGSTRSLNVTPVSSVMRTAARRKVEDLSSSAYWLTHIKLAESVAKHSISLGFFKLALHAGCEPLDKMREELKSYAARNNMDGLADAMKELSELYCISEESKQTQKVSETSSVVAEETTASLKNDDDVQSSLSTPVASNITSEIMKEDVSQDSAVIEEAKDEEVSENIPQERTRRSLDVINVNQADVPDVVQGSEDGVPVVTVVHPSEKKRANKKETVSKNSLPVKTKKAVATNSVNPRAVPENKDNKSQKKPERITKPRTKKVQEDTKKSTKKAVAKEGEVKSLKQMENKENSVVVGAGEEVQV